Proteins from a single region of Bradyrhizobium diazoefficiens:
- a CDS encoding hemolysin family protein encodes MLSVELIIVVILIVINGLLSMSELAVVSSRTARLSLLAAKGVRGAERALRLAADPGKFLSTVQIGITLVGVLSGAFSGATLGQRLTQSLVKLGLSSGVADIVGVGVVVTIITYATLIVGELVPKQVALRDPESIAVKVAPAMDVLAKVSLPLVFLLDLSGKLLLALLGRGGKAEEKVSEDEIHHLVREAESAGVLEPGEKEMIVGVMRLGDRPVGAVMTPRTEVDEIDLNDDQEAIQALIAKSPHSRFPVCDGDRDKPIGVLQAKDLLVAYMRERAPDLRTLVRETPIIPASADARDVLAILKAAPVHIGLVHDEYGAFEGVVTAADILESIVGAFHSEEGPPEPAYVRRADDSLLVSGWMPVDEFGELLGIELPPNHGYNTVAGLVLQQFAMLPNVGDAFDFAGWHIEVVDLDGRRIDKILASRTGEVETG; translated from the coding sequence ATGTTGTCCGTCGAACTCATCATTGTCGTCATCCTGATCGTCATCAACGGCCTGTTATCGATGTCCGAGCTCGCCGTGGTCTCATCGCGCACGGCGCGGCTGTCGCTGCTTGCCGCCAAGGGCGTGCGCGGCGCCGAGCGCGCGCTGCGGCTTGCGGCCGACCCCGGAAAATTCCTTTCGACAGTGCAGATCGGCATCACGCTGGTGGGCGTGCTCTCGGGCGCATTCTCCGGCGCAACGCTCGGACAGCGGCTGACGCAATCGCTGGTGAAGCTCGGCCTGTCTTCCGGCGTCGCCGACATCGTCGGTGTCGGCGTCGTCGTCACCATCATCACCTATGCGACCCTGATCGTCGGCGAGCTGGTGCCGAAGCAGGTCGCGCTGCGCGACCCTGAGAGCATCGCGGTCAAGGTCGCGCCCGCAATGGATGTGCTTGCGAAGGTCTCGCTACCGCTCGTGTTCCTGCTCGATCTCTCCGGCAAGCTGCTTCTCGCCCTGCTCGGCCGCGGCGGCAAGGCCGAGGAGAAGGTGTCGGAGGACGAGATCCATCATCTCGTCCGCGAAGCCGAAAGCGCCGGGGTGCTCGAGCCCGGCGAAAAGGAGATGATCGTCGGCGTGATGCGGCTCGGCGACCGCCCGGTCGGCGCCGTGATGACGCCGCGCACGGAGGTCGACGAGATCGATCTGAACGATGATCAGGAGGCAATCCAGGCGCTGATCGCGAAGAGCCCGCATTCGCGCTTTCCCGTTTGCGACGGTGACCGCGACAAGCCGATCGGCGTGCTCCAGGCCAAGGATTTGCTCGTTGCCTATATGCGCGAACGCGCGCCCGATTTGCGCACGCTGGTGCGGGAGACGCCGATCATTCCGGCATCCGCGGACGCGCGCGACGTGCTCGCGATCCTGAAGGCGGCGCCCGTGCATATCGGCCTCGTCCATGACGAGTACGGCGCCTTCGAAGGCGTGGTGACGGCAGCGGATATTCTGGAGTCGATCGTCGGTGCTTTCCATTCCGAGGAAGGCCCGCCGGAGCCAGCCTATGTCAGGCGCGCGGACGATTCTCTGCTCGTCTCAGGCTGGATGCCGGTCGACGAGTTCGGCGAACTTCTCGGCATCGAGCTGCCGCCGAATCACGGTTACAACACTGTGGCGGGACTGGTACTGCAGCAATTCGCCATGCTGCCGAACGTCGGCGACGCGTTCGACTTCGCCGGCTGGCATATCGAGGTGGTCGATCTCGACGGCAGGAGGATCGACAAGATCCTGGCGAGCCGGACGGGGGAAGTCGAGACGGGGTGA
- a CDS encoding ABC transporter ATP-binding protein → MSDVKPSPTVEASLTALAVSLRGVTKAYDNGVMALGPLDLAVRKGEFISLLGPSGCGKSTALRLIAGLSAASSGTVRMSRHDGPPQPGHGIGFVFQEPTLMPWTSVRENVRLPLKLGGIPKAEGRARADAALASVGLADFAEAYPRELSGGMKMRVSLARALVTDPDILLMDEPFAALDEITRFRLNNDLLALWRSLGKTVIFVTHSVFESVYLSQRVVVMTARPGRIQADIRIETVEPRGEEFRTSAAYSDYCRKVSAALAPSYLGQSML, encoded by the coding sequence ATGTCGGACGTCAAACCTTCGCCCACGGTCGAGGCTAGCCTGACGGCGCTTGCGGTCAGCCTGCGCGGCGTGACGAAGGCCTATGACAATGGCGTCATGGCGCTCGGCCCGCTCGACCTCGCGGTGCGCAAGGGCGAGTTCATCTCGCTGCTCGGGCCCTCCGGCTGCGGCAAGTCGACGGCGCTGAGATTGATTGCGGGGCTGAGCGCAGCGTCATCAGGCACGGTGCGGATGTCGCGTCATGACGGTCCGCCTCAGCCGGGCCACGGCATCGGCTTCGTGTTCCAGGAGCCGACCCTGATGCCCTGGACCAGCGTGCGCGAAAACGTGCGGCTGCCGCTGAAGCTTGGCGGCATTCCGAAGGCTGAAGGGCGCGCGCGGGCCGATGCAGCGCTGGCCAGCGTCGGGCTCGCCGATTTCGCCGAGGCCTATCCGCGCGAACTGTCCGGTGGCATGAAGATGCGGGTGTCGCTGGCGCGTGCGCTCGTCACCGATCCTGATATCCTCTTGATGGATGAGCCATTCGCGGCACTCGACGAGATTACGCGTTTTCGCCTCAACAATGATTTGCTCGCGCTGTGGCGCAGCCTTGGCAAGACCGTCATCTTCGTCACCCATTCGGTGTTCGAATCCGTCTATCTGTCGCAGCGCGTCGTGGTCATGACGGCGCGGCCGGGCCGCATCCAGGCCGACATCCGCATCGAGACCGTCGAGCCGCGCGGTGAGGAGTTTCGCACCTCGGCGGCCTATTCCGATTATTGCCGCAAAGTGTCGGCCGCGCTGGCGCCGTCCTATTTGGGACAGTCGATGCTATGA
- a CDS encoding creatininase family protein, protein MTPSRDWTEVRWADTGPADASRWIAVLPLAATEQHGPHLPLETDVLIAEAYLARVREVLPAPIPATFLPVEPIGISTEHINYPGTQTLPTEVALKRWTAIGEDIARRGLKKLVIITSHGGNSAAMMLVAQDLRAHRKMFVVTTSWSRLSGAERLFPADEVRHGIHGGAVETSIMLARYPNQVREDAIADFPASSVAMEKQYRWLSTQRPAPFAWQAQDLNTSGAVGNATLAVADKGDQLLDQGARAFCELLAEVDNFDVNRLAKGPLG, encoded by the coding sequence ATGACGCCTTCCCGCGACTGGACCGAGGTTCGCTGGGCCGACACTGGCCCCGCGGACGCGTCGCGTTGGATCGCGGTGCTGCCACTGGCGGCGACCGAGCAGCACGGCCCGCATCTGCCGCTCGAAACCGACGTGCTGATCGCGGAGGCCTATCTTGCGCGCGTGCGGGAGGTGCTGCCCGCGCCCATTCCCGCGACGTTCCTGCCCGTCGAACCCATCGGCATCTCCACCGAGCATATCAACTATCCGGGCACGCAGACGCTGCCGACAGAGGTAGCGCTGAAGCGCTGGACCGCGATCGGCGAGGACATCGCGCGACGCGGCCTGAAAAAGCTCGTGATCATCACCAGCCATGGCGGCAACAGCGCGGCCATGATGCTGGTGGCGCAGGATCTTCGTGCGCATCGAAAAATGTTCGTGGTGACCACGTCGTGGTCGCGCCTGTCGGGCGCGGAAAGACTGTTCCCGGCCGATGAAGTGCGTCACGGCATTCACGGCGGCGCAGTCGAGACGTCGATCATGCTGGCGCGCTATCCCAATCAGGTGCGCGAGGATGCGATCGCGGATTTTCCCGCCAGCAGCGTCGCGATGGAAAAACAATATCGCTGGCTGTCGACGCAGCGGCCCGCACCCTTTGCCTGGCAGGCGCAGGATCTCAACACCAGCGGCGCCGTCGGCAACGCGACCCTGGCCGTGGCCGATAAGGGCGACCAGCTCCTCGATCAGGGCGCGCGCGCCTTCTGCGAGCTGCTGGCTGAGGTCGATAACTTCGACGTGAACAGGCTCGCCAAGGGCCCTCTCGGCTAA
- a CDS encoding carbohydrate porin, giving the protein MLLVPAAGLAADLPLKAHAAKTIYDWTGFYVGGHFGYGDASFGPGTHPLPEQGVILPHSATGLTGGYQLGYNRQFANRVVLGIEADSTFTSPTDGPALAHVPAPFHTTIDYVGTVRGRIGYAFDRFMPYVTGGFAWGHTRINVNDGDGVTSVFPVGHYQAGWTAGFGLEYAVSGNWTAKAEYEYVDLSRKTYDLSGFGLGSVNVDPRVHLFKLGLNYQFGDTPWMPPVGKTKLAESDDWNVHAQTTVLPQGYGPIHSPYAGPFSLPGSGQLQETWTTTAFLGARLWDGGEFYFNPELAQGFGINGTLGIAGFPNGEAQKAGAPFPKIRAQRYYLKQTFGLGGEQEDVADAPNQLAGKRDIDRVTLIVGRFAVGDFFDGNSYAKDPRADFMNWAMWASAAYDFPADLPGYTRGAVVELNRKDWAIRAGLFEVPAAPNSDVLTFKTGGTVIEFEERHAIFEQPGKLRVGIFANSGNTANYREVLELAAANPALDINDIATATQRNRLKYGFYVNLEQQIVKDVGLFARASWNDGQNQILNFSDIDRSLSGGLSIKGSRWGRPDDTVGIGGAINGLSAAHRNFLAAGGTGLLIGDGQLNYRTERILEAYYAYSVIKGVTLTGDYQLITNPAYNADRGPVSIFSGRLHAEF; this is encoded by the coding sequence ATGCTGCTCGTGCCCGCTGCCGGTCTTGCCGCCGACCTGCCGCTGAAAGCGCACGCCGCGAAGACCATATACGACTGGACCGGCTTCTATGTCGGCGGCCATTTCGGCTATGGCGATGCGAGTTTTGGGCCGGGCACCCATCCGCTGCCTGAGCAGGGCGTGATCCTGCCGCACAGCGCGACCGGCCTCACCGGCGGCTATCAGCTCGGCTACAACCGCCAGTTCGCGAACCGCGTGGTGCTTGGCATCGAAGCGGACTCGACGTTTACGAGTCCCACCGACGGTCCGGCACTCGCACACGTGCCAGCGCCCTTCCACACCACGATCGACTATGTCGGCACCGTACGCGGCCGCATCGGTTATGCCTTCGACCGCTTCATGCCCTATGTCACCGGCGGCTTCGCATGGGGCCACACACGCATCAACGTCAACGACGGCGATGGCGTCACATCCGTATTCCCGGTCGGCCATTATCAGGCCGGATGGACTGCGGGCTTCGGCCTCGAATACGCCGTCAGCGGCAATTGGACCGCCAAAGCCGAATACGAATATGTCGACCTCTCGCGCAAGACTTACGACCTCAGCGGCTTTGGTCTCGGCAGCGTCAATGTCGATCCGCGCGTCCATCTGTTCAAGCTCGGCCTGAACTACCAGTTCGGCGACACGCCGTGGATGCCGCCAGTCGGCAAAACCAAGCTTGCGGAGTCCGACGACTGGAATGTCCACGCGCAGACGACCGTGCTGCCGCAGGGCTATGGGCCGATCCACTCGCCCTATGCAGGCCCGTTCAGCCTTCCCGGCAGCGGCCAGCTTCAGGAGACGTGGACGACGACCGCGTTCCTGGGCGCGCGGCTCTGGGACGGCGGCGAGTTCTATTTCAACCCCGAGCTCGCGCAGGGCTTCGGCATCAACGGCACCCTCGGCATTGCCGGCTTCCCCAACGGCGAAGCGCAGAAGGCCGGCGCGCCGTTCCCGAAAATCCGCGCGCAGCGATATTACCTGAAGCAGACGTTCGGTCTCGGCGGCGAGCAGGAAGACGTTGCCGATGCCCCGAACCAGCTCGCCGGCAAGCGTGACATTGATCGCGTCACGCTGATCGTCGGCCGCTTCGCCGTCGGCGATTTCTTCGACGGCAACTCATATGCAAAAGACCCGCGCGCCGACTTCATGAACTGGGCGATGTGGGCCTCGGCTGCGTACGACTTCCCCGCCGACCTGCCTGGTTATACCCGCGGCGCCGTGGTCGAGCTCAACCGCAAGGACTGGGCAATCCGCGCCGGCCTGTTCGAGGTGCCGGCCGCACCCAACAGCGACGTGCTCACCTTCAAGACCGGCGGCACGGTGATCGAGTTCGAGGAGCGCCATGCGATTTTCGAGCAGCCCGGCAAATTGCGCGTCGGTATCTTTGCCAACAGCGGCAACACAGCGAATTACCGCGAGGTGCTGGAGCTGGCGGCTGCGAATCCGGCGCTCGACATCAACGACATTGCTACAGCAACCCAGCGCAACCGGCTCAAATACGGCTTCTATGTCAACCTCGAGCAGCAGATCGTCAAAGACGTCGGATTGTTCGCGCGGGCAAGCTGGAACGACGGCCAGAACCAGATCCTGAACTTCAGCGATATCGACCGCAGTCTTTCGGGCGGCCTGTCGATCAAGGGCAGCCGCTGGGGACGTCCGGATGACACGGTCGGCATCGGCGGTGCCATCAACGGGCTTTCCGCCGCGCATCGTAACTTCCTCGCCGCCGGCGGCACCGGTCTCCTGATCGGCGACGGCCAACTCAACTATCGCACCGAACGCATCCTCGAAGCCTACTACGCCTATTCGGTCATCAAGGGCGTGACGCTGACCGGCGACTATCAATTGATCACAAACCCGGCCTATAACGCCGACCGTGGGCCGGTCTCGATCTTCTCGGGCCGGCTGCATGCCGAGTTCTGA
- a CDS encoding ABC transporter substrate-binding protein, translating to MSPSHLRRALTAGLLAAVASLLPARAETLDKVTFGTNWVAEAEHGGFFQAVADGTYKKYGLDVSIVPGGPNENNRMLLIAGKIDFFMAANTLMSFDAVANNVPVVTIAAIFQKDPQVLLTQPDAKVTKIEDLKPLTLFVSKEGMGSYFQWLKSEYGFSEKNVRPYNFNPQPFIANPKSAMQGYVTSEPFAVEKAAGFKPNVILLADAGFNTYSTLIETRRELVEKKADMVQRFVDASIVGWYHYIYGDNSAGNAMIKKLNPEMTDELLAYSVAKMKEFGIVDSGDSLKNGIGAMSDDRYTSFFNKMVKAGVVKGDLDFRKSYTLRFVNKGVGAELRPNKP from the coding sequence ATGAGCCCTTCCCATCTGCGACGAGCGTTAACGGCAGGCTTGCTGGCCGCTGTCGCATCGCTCCTGCCGGCCCGCGCGGAAACCCTGGACAAGGTCACCTTCGGCACCAACTGGGTCGCCGAGGCCGAGCATGGCGGCTTCTTCCAGGCGGTCGCCGACGGCACCTACAAGAAATACGGGCTCGACGTCAGCATCGTTCCGGGCGGGCCCAATGAGAATAACCGTATGCTGCTGATCGCCGGCAAGATCGATTTCTTCATGGCCGCCAACACCCTGATGTCGTTCGACGCGGTGGCCAACAACGTCCCCGTGGTGACGATCGCCGCGATCTTCCAGAAAGACCCGCAGGTACTGCTGACGCAGCCCGATGCGAAGGTCACCAAGATCGAGGATCTCAAGCCGCTGACGCTGTTCGTCTCCAAGGAGGGCATGGGCAGCTACTTCCAGTGGCTGAAGTCCGAATATGGTTTCAGCGAGAAGAACGTCCGCCCCTATAATTTCAATCCGCAGCCCTTCATCGCCAACCCCAAGAGTGCGATGCAAGGCTACGTGACCTCAGAGCCCTTCGCCGTCGAGAAGGCCGCGGGCTTCAAGCCCAACGTCATCCTGCTCGCCGATGCCGGCTTCAACACCTATTCGACCTTGATCGAGACCCGCCGCGAGCTGGTCGAGAAGAAGGCGGACATGGTGCAGCGCTTCGTCGATGCCTCGATCGTCGGCTGGTACCATTACATTTATGGCGACAATTCCGCCGGCAATGCCATGATCAAGAAGCTCAATCCGGAAATGACCGACGAACTGCTCGCTTATTCCGTCGCCAAGATGAAGGAATTCGGCATCGTCGACTCCGGCGACAGCCTGAAGAACGGCATCGGCGCGATGAGCGATGATCGCTACACGTCCTTCTTCAACAAGATGGTGAAGGCCGGCGTCGTGAAGGGCGATCTCGATTTCCGCAAGTCCTACACGCTGCGCTTCGTCAACAAGGGCGTCGGCGCCGAGCTGCGCCCGAACAAGCCGTAA